The stretch of DNA TTGAATTCAATGTCTCCCAACGGAGAAGACATGAAAGCACTATTGCCCGAGATTCGTGTATAGGCGTGCTTGGTGTCTATTCCAAACCAGATCGCGACGACAACGATCAGACCCAACAACGAGAAAAGAAGCCAGAGCAATAACGACATGGTCAGGTCTAGAACCAGCGCAATCCATGACTGTCGATCGAGTCGGTTCGCGAATTCGCTGGTGACGTTGTCAGCAGAACATGAATCAGTCGCCTGGAATCATAACTGCGGGCTGAGGACCTCCCGCCAAACCGCAGCGAGATCATGGAGCGCTTGGCTTCCATCGCCGGCGTAGACTGATCCGTGCATGGTAGCCAGTCGCTTCGGCTGCAGGGCCGCCAAACGGTGCAGCGTCGCCTCCGTCAACGAGCAATAGGGCACATAATTCGCCAACGGGCCTTGTTGGTAACCCACCAGTGTCTGCCGGCAGTGATCAATGAGGTCCGATTCCGTCACCGGCTCCACATCTTCATCTTGGTGAAACAGATCTGAGCAGAGGAGCGTCCGTTCATTTTCTTCGAACAGTAGCCCCGCTTCCCAGCAATGGGGCACATGGGGTGTTGATAGAAAACGAAAGCGGTATTTTCCGGTCTTGATTACCTCGCCGTCGGCCATCCCCTTTGCGGGGCGGAGCGCCAGACAATCGTCGATACTCACCATCTTGCCCACCAGACTGCACACCACTTCCGCGTGCGGAGCCAGCCGCTGCCACTCCGGCACCGTTGCGCATTCGTCAGCCTCGAAATGGCTGAACCCGATCCAACGCAAGGTCGGCGGATCGATGAGCGATGCCACAGCGGCTTTGACCTCCGGGAACAGAGCGCGCGGACCGGTATGAAACAGCAGCGGTTCTTCGT from Nitrospira sp. SG-bin1 encodes:
- a CDS encoding MBL fold metallo-hydrolase; this encodes MAKITEIAPDLFRVTTFVEPFNMQFSQFLLRDEEPLLFHTGPRALFPEVKAAVASLIDPPTLRWIGFSHFEADECATVPEWQRLAPHAEVVCSLVGKMVSIDDCLALRPAKGMADGEVIKTGKYRFRFLSTPHVPHCWEAGLLFEENERTLLCSDLFHQDEDVEPVTESDLIDHCRQTLVGYQQGPLANYVPYCSLTEATLHRLAALQPKRLATMHGSVYAGDGSQALHDLAAVWREVLSPQL